Proteins encoded together in one Bactrocera neohumeralis isolate Rockhampton chromosome 4, APGP_CSIRO_Bneo_wtdbg2-racon-allhic-juicebox.fasta_v2, whole genome shotgun sequence window:
- the LOC126754859 gene encoding aldehyde dehydrogenase, mitochondrial produces the protein MLRLLRSNALVSSGKSLVASLNGSAAKYSSQVPDPHYNPEILYTGLFINNEWHKSKSGKTFGSINPTTEQNVAEIQCAGKEDVDIAVQAARTAFKVGSPWRHMDASERGVHLYKLADLMERDRVYLASLETLDNGKPYAVAYNVDVPAAIKNLRYFAGWADKNHGKTIPVDGDYFAYTRHEPVGVCAQIIPWNFPILMMAWKLGPALATGNTIVLKPAEQTSLSALYIAQLIKEAGFPEGVVNVLPGFGDAGAALANHHDVDKVAFTGSTEVGKLIQQASGRSNLKRVTLELGGKSPNIVLADTDMDYAVETSHFGLFFNMGQTCCAGSRTFVEDKIYDEFVERSAERAKKRTVGNPFELHVEQGPQIDQDQLHRILGLIEQGKNEGAKLVAGGSRASHLPGYFVEPTVFADVHDHMTIARDEIFGPVQQLIRFKSLDEVIERANKSDYGLAAAVFTRDIDKANYIVQGLRAGTVWVNTYNALMAQAPFGGYKMSGHGRENGEYALQNYTEVKSVIMKISQKSS, from the exons CTTTTTATCAACAACGAATGGCATAAGAGCAAAAGTGGTAAAACATTCGGCTCCATAAATCCCACCACCGAACAGAATGTTGCTGAAATTCAGTGCGCCGGCAAGGAAGACGTTGACATCGCTGTACAGGCCGCTCGCACCGCTTTCAA AGTTGGTTCACCATGGCGGCACATGGATGCCTCCGAGCGTGGTGTACATTTGTATAAGTTAGCTGATTTAATGGAGCGCGATCGTGTGTATTTAGCG AGTTTGGAAACATTGGACAATGGCAAGCCTTATGCTGTCGCCTATAATGTTGATGTGCCGGCGGCTATTAAGAACTTGCGCTATTTCGCCGGTTGGGCTGATAAGAATCACGGAAAGACCATACCTGTAGATGGTGATTACTTTGCTTACACACGTCACGAACCCGTTGGCGTGTGTGCACAAATTATACCATGGAATTTCCCCATTCTCATGATGGCTTGGAAATTGGGACCAGCACTTGCTACTGGCAATACCATTGTGTTAAAACCGGCAGAACAGACAAGTTTGTCTGCGCTCTATATTGCGCAATTGATCAAGGAAGCTGGTTTCCCAGAAGGTGTAGTGAATGTATTGCCAGGTTTTGGCGATGCTGGTGCTGCTCTAGCCAATCATCATGATGTCGATAAGGTTGCGTTCACCGGTTCCACTGAAGTTGGCAAACTGATACAGCAAGCTTCGGGTCGTAGCAATTTGAAACGTGTCACTTTGGAGTTGGGCGGCAAGAGTCCAAACATTGTTTTAGCTGATACCGATATGGACTATGCCGTAGAGACCTCACACTTTGGTCTTTTCTTCAATATGGGACAAACTTGTTGTGCTGGTTCGCGTACCTTTGTTGAAGATAAAATCTACGATGAGTTTGTTGAACGCAGCGCTGAACGTGCTAAAAAACGTACCGTTGGCAATCCATTTGAATTGCATGTCGAACAAGGACCACAAATCGATCAAGATCAACTGCATCGTATACTCGGCTTAATTGAACAGGGTAAAAACGAAGGCGCCAAATTGGTTGCTGGCGGAAGTCGCGCCTCTCACTTGCCTGGCTACTTTGTTGAGCCGACTGTATTCGCCGATGTGCACGATCACATGACAATTGCACGCGATGAAATCTTCGGACCCGTACAACAGCTCATTCGTTTCAAGTCTTTGGATGAGGTAATTGAACGTGCCAATAAATCTGATTATGGTTTGGCGGCGGCTGTCTTCACACGTGATATCGATAAGGCTAACTACATCGTGCAGGGCCTGCGCGCCGGTACCGTCTGGGTAAACACATACAACGCATTGATGGCACAAGCGCCCTTCGGTGGCTACAAGATGTCCGGTCATGGTCGTGAAAACGGTGAATATGCGTTACAAAACTATACCGAAGTGAAGAGTGTGATTATGAAGATCTCGCAAAAGAGCTCTTAA
- the LOC126754867 gene encoding alpha-tocopherol transfer protein-like, which produces MAPPNIRPLPEHLQEVAIKELNERPERLAEDLEALKDWAIKEPHLNVRLDDQLLVAFLRGCKFSLEKAKSKLDWFYTLKTKYPEYYTIQNPDVPHLQDLVKYGAGLILPIPLNETGPRIVFGRFGIYPVDKYKLKDITPITYAQQELVMRGDDTIVVNGFINLIDVAQLDAAHFVQYTPPIVKSVIDFAEKALPLRQSSAHFFNVPAGFEKPYNMIKPMISSKQRERVFLHSNNLETLYAHIPQKYMPKQYGGENGCLVELEKSTFQQFLDHRDYFKEDLKYRNNEHLRLGKQPDYESLFGMEGSFRKIDLD; this is translated from the exons ATGGCACCACCAAATATACGTCCGTTACCAGAACACCTACAAGAGGTGGCTATCAAAGAGTTGAATGAGAGGCCTGAGCGGTTGGCAGAAGATCTGGAGGCCTTAAAGGATTGGGCCATAAAGGAGCCACATTTAAATGTGCGACTCGATGATCAATTGCTGGTGGCATTTCTACGCGGCTGCAAATTCAGTTTAGAGAAGGCAAAGTCGAAATTGGATTGGTTCTAtacattaaaaactaaatatccGGAATACTATACAATACAAAATCCAGATGTGCCGCATTTACAAGATCTTGTAAAATATGG tGCGGGATTAATATTGCCCATACCACTAAATGAGACTGGACCACGCATTGTATTCGGCCGTTTTGGTATTTATCCAGTTGACAAATATAAACTCAAAGATATAACGCCCATAACGTATGCACAACAGGAGCTAGTTATGCGCGGTGATGACACTATAGTGGTGAATGGTTTTATTAATCTGATAGACGTTGCCCAACTAGACGCTGCACATTTTGTACAATATACACCGCCTATTGTAAAGAGCGTCATAGATTTTGCCGAGAAAGCCTTACCATTGCGTCAAAGCTCAGCACATTTCTTTAATGTACCAGCGGGTTTCGAGAAACCCTACAATATGATAAAGCCGATGATTTCATCCAAACAGAGGGAACGC gTTTTTCTGCATAGCAACAATTTGGAGACACTCTATGCTCATATACCACAAAAATATATGCCCAAACAATATGGTGGTGAAAATGGTTGTCTTGTTGAACTAGAGAAGTCTACATTCCAACAATTTCTTGATCACCGTGATTATTTCAAAGAGGATCTCAAGTATCGAAATAATGAGCATCTACGTCTTGGCAAGCAACCGGATTATGAAAGTTTATTTGGAATGGAAGGTTCATTTCGTAAAATAGATTTGGACTAG
- the LOC126754866 gene encoding alpha-tocopherol transfer protein-like — protein sequence MAPPNIRPLPEHLQEVAIKELNERPERLAEDLEALKDWAIKQPHLNVRLDDQLLVAFLRGCKFSLEKAKSKLDWYYTLKTKYPDYYTLQDPDVPHIQDLVKYGVGLALPIPLNETGPRIVFSRFGIYPIDKYKLKDLLATAFANFELEIRLDDTAVVNGFLNLIDVGKVNAAHFAQFTPHLLKKMVAFLANAAPIRLNATHFINVPASFEKLYNMIKPTLTEKQRNRIFLHGNNLETIYALIPQKYLPKDFGGENGCIDELEKSTFQLFLDHRDYFKEDVKYRNNEELRVGQQPDYESLFGMEGSFRKIDVD from the exons ATGGCACCACCAAATATACGTCCGTTACCAGAACACCTACAAGAGGTGGCTATCAAAGAGTTGAATGAGAGGCCTGAGCGGTTGGCAGAAGATCTGGAGGCGTTAAAGGATTGGGCTATAAAGCAGCCACATTTAAATGTGCGACTCGATGATCAATTGCTGGTGGCATTTCTACGCGGCTGCAAGTTCAGTTTAGAGAAGGCAAAGTCGAAATTGGATTGGTACTAtacattaaaaactaaatatccGGATTACTACACATTACAAGATCCGGATGTGCCGCATATACAAGATCTTGTAAAATATGG CGTGGGATTAGCATTGCCTATACCATTAAATGAGACTGGACCACGCATTGTATTCAGCCGTTTTGGTATTTATCCGATTGACAAATATAAACTTAAAGACTTATTGGCTACCGCATTTGCAAACTTTGAGCTAGAAATACGCTTAGATGACACTGCAGTGGTGAATGGTTTTCTTAATCTGATCGACGTTGGCAAGGTAAACGCTGCACATTTTGCTCAATTTACACCGCATTTGTTAAAGAAAATGGTAGCCTTTCTCGCGAATGCCGCTCCAATCCGTCTAAACGCAACACATTTCATTAATGTACCAGCGAGTTTCGAAAAGCTCTACAATATGATAAAGCCTACGTTGACAGAAAAACAGCGGAATCGC atttttcTGCATGGCAACAATTTGGAAACAATCTATGCTCTTATACCACAAAAATATCTGCCCAAAGATTTTGGTGGTGAAAATGGTTGCATCGATGAACTAGAGAAGTCCACATTCCAACTATTTCTTGATCACCGTGATTATTTCAAAGAGGATGTCAAATATCGTAATAATGAGGAGCTACGTGTTGGTCAGCAACCGGACTATGAAAGTTTATTTGGTATGGAAGGTTCATTTCGTAAAATCGATGTGGACTAG
- the LOC126754868 gene encoding alpha-tocopherol transfer protein-like — translation MSQLAVRPLSAQLQAAAIKELNEVPERVAADIEALRTWIQQQPHLRARDDDQFLLSFLRGCKFSLEKAKSKIDKFYTLRTKYPEFFTINDVDEKKVRELINTGILVYLPTPLNENGPRIAVVTLGTYSADKYSIEDVARTMDGIQEIFMLEDDYAVVYGITTIIDVKKGSTAHLMQMTPSSMKKMTVFSEEALPFRTKATHFINIPSGFEAFFNVLKPMLSKKQQKRLSLHGNKLDKLYEHIPLKYLPKEYGGENGSIAEGIAELNQKLDAYREYFKANTQYGTDEKLRPGKPLDFDQIFGVQGSFRKLEVD, via the exons ATGTCACAACTCGCTGTGAGACCACTAAGCGCACAACTTCAAGCTGCCGCAATTAAAGAATTGAATGAGGTGCCCGAACGTGTGGCGGCCGACATCGAGGCGCTGCGCACCTGGATCCAACAACAGCCGCATTTGCGCGCACGTGACGATGATCAATTTTTGCTCTCCTTCCTGCGTGGTTGCAAATTTAGTTTGGAGAAGGCCAAAAGCAAAATTGACAAATTCTATACGTTGCGCACCAAATATCCGGAATTCTTCACCATCAACGATGTAGACGAAAAAAAGGTGCGCGAACTCATAAATACCGG CATACTAGTATATTTGCCGACGCCGTTAAATGAAAATGGACCACGTATTGCTGTGGTAACCCTGGGCACTTATTCAGCTGACAAATATTCTATAGAAGATGTGGCGCGAACTATGGATGGCATACAGGAGATATTTATGCTCGAAGATGACTATGCCGTTGTCTATGgcataacaacaataattgaTGTGAAAAAGGGTTCGACGGCGCATCTAATGCAAATGACACCATCGAGTATGAAAAAAATGACTGTTTTCTCGGAAGAGGCCTTGCCATTTCGCACCAAGGctacacattttataaatataccaaGCGGTTTCGAAGCATTCTTTAATGTGCTCAAACCTATGCTGTCGAAGAAACAGCAAAAGCGA CTTTCTCTGCATGGCAATAAATTGGATAAACTTTACGAGCACATCCCTTTGAAATATTTGCCCAAAGAATATGGCGGTGAGAACGGTTCCATTGCGGAGGGCATCGCCGAGCTCAATCAGAAACTCGATGCGTACCGGGAATACTTTAAGGCGAATACGCAATATGGAACGGACGAAAAGCTTCGTCCTGGCAAACCACTCGATTTCGATCAAATTTTTGGTGTGCAGGGTTCTTTTAGAAAGCTGGAAGTAGACTAA
- the LOC126754865 gene encoding retinol-binding protein pinta: MGFFVRTLPQHHPQMNPISDDAAPILRPLAPTLQKIACEELNEVPNRVADDVLALRQWIHKQPHLCARTNDQFLVGFLRGSKNSLEKAKQKIDRYYTLKAALPEVFNERRQVDDPLVMEIVRLGIILQIPLPADYHGPCITIIRACSYDTTKYKFADIIRVGSMFGEIMTIEDDNSTVSGYIEIMDMCNVSGQHFLQLKPDLLRKFSTFAEEAMPMRQRGTHFINVPSAFEKGFRTLSTFFPEKMLSRISVNSNPEALFDFVPREHLPQEYGGENGTIADIVERMEAKLLRYRDYFLLEPEFGTNEKLREGALYNYENIFGLEGSFRKLEVD; encoded by the exons ATGGGTTTCTTCgt gcgcacacTACCGCAACATCATCCACAAATGAATCCCATAAGCGACGATGCAGCGCCAATTCTACGACCGCTTGCGCCCACTTTACAGAAAATCGCCTGCGAAGAGCTGAATGAGGTGCCCAATCGTGTGGCGGACGATGTGCTGGCGCTGCGTCAATGGATACACAAACAACCGCATTTGTGTGCGCGCACCAATGATCAGTTTCTCGTCGGCTTTCTGCGCGGCTCCAAGAATAGTTTGGAGAAGGCGAAGCAGAAAATCGATCGTTACTACACATTGAAGGCGGCCTTGCCGGAGGTGTTCAATGAGCGACGACAGGTGGACGATCCGCTAGTGATGGAAATTGTACGCCTAGG CATCATCTTACAGATACCGCTGCCCGCAGACTACCATGGCCCCTGCATAACGATCATACGCGCATGCTCGTACGACACCACCAAATATAAATTCGCCGATATTATACGCGTCGGTTCGATGTTTGGCGAAATTATGACAATCGAGGATGACAATTCCACAGTTAGCGGCTATATTGAGATTATGGATATGTGTAATGTGAGTGGTCAGCATTTTCTACAATTGAAACCGGATTTGCTGCGCAAGTTCTCCACGTTCGCTGAGGAGGCAATGCCAATGCGTCAACGGGGCACACATTTTATTAATGTACCGTCGGCGTTCGAGAAGGGCTTCCGGACACTAAGCACTTTCTTTCCGGAGAAAATGCTCAGTCGG ATTTCAGTCAACTCCAATCCCGAAGCGTTGTTCGACTTCGTGCCACGCGAACATTTGCCGCAGGAGTATGGCGGTGAGAATGGCACCATAGCCGATATTGTGGAGCGCATGGAAGCGAAATTGTTGCGTTATCGCGACTACTTTTTGCTGGAACCGGAATTCGGCACTAATGAGAAGTTGCGCGAGGGCGCGCTCTATAATTATGAGAACATTTTCGGGCTGGAGGGTTCATTCCGTAAATTAGAAGTCGATTAG